The following proteins are co-located in the Mesotoga sp. BH458_6_3_2_1 genome:
- a CDS encoding 2'-5' RNA ligase family protein: MDRFVREIWDELKTEFKFDSVFLTPFPHITYCIVEERKTKIDPLIEAIASNTPPLIARTEYLGVFSGEKPVIFIGLARNSRLASLHHALWTELCDSVDNRAIAYNEIHWIPHITVVFGDDLNRSNIGPVMERLAFKDFHHELTIDNLTILEEVPGEGIVIREKLRLAGPLEDY, encoded by the coding sequence TTGGATCGTTTCGTCAGAGAGATATGGGATGAATTGAAGACCGAGTTTAAGTTTGATTCGGTTTTTCTTACACCTTTCCCTCATATAACCTACTGCATTGTAGAAGAGAGGAAGACTAAGATAGATCCTTTGATAGAGGCAATAGCTTCCAATACGCCCCCTTTGATAGCCAGAACGGAGTATCTGGGAGTCTTCTCCGGCGAGAAACCGGTGATCTTCATTGGGCTGGCAAGGAATTCGCGCTTAGCATCTCTCCACCATGCCTTATGGACCGAACTCTGCGATTCAGTAGACAACAGAGCGATCGCTTACAATGAAATTCACTGGATACCTCATATTACAGTTGTTTTTGGAGACGATCTTAATCGATCCAACATCGGTCCGGTTATGGAAAGACTTGCCTTCAAGGATTTTCATCACGAGTTGACAATAGACAATCTGACGATACTTGAAGAGGTCCCCGGCGAAGGGATCGTTATCAGGGAAAAATTGAGGCTCGCCGGCCCGCTAGAAGACTATTGA
- a CDS encoding RND family transporter → MRRALSFAILAVVVVVLLSGINGFSFDPSPAAFLSDDDSELGAFNKIAEVFGDSGSIVLVLEASQTSLDLLKSITEKINSLEWVKSVLSPTEAVKLGSFNLFTMSIPSESYVYEEEGRLVLNEELLSNPLYSNLIISSDGRYYAVMITIADGNELKSDALIPELRSVLDSSGVESYRLIGESVANSETFRSIIDLTFKYPPFILLAIMAVYVIKFRRISLSLLTLVPPLAAVMVIVGIMGLMELSINSLTVMIPSFIVIIGSAYGMHFLSRFEENIHMKNAVRRTVHEERVPILFSALTTMAGFSSYILLDMKAFQEMGIFVCSGIFLSAIFTITVLPGLVTSKAATKREVSPPRDVNPVVKRAVIWVVIALSIASPLLIITIPMTIDQYNFFKEDSKIRESARTMKEAFGWLTNYALMVEPAEGGSISLTSVQLENLEALEEELKGIEGISKVMSLFDLSRETNVPLPLMIRALNSTDVFGDSTSLLVSDNAIRFNLFSSESDSLSAERLKAAVEKSIGKFPELHKNFDFTLAGTTLIWKSVNSSVVNNQIQSLIVSFGLIILLLLSIFRSLKSTIIATIPILLTTLFNFVFMAFFRISLSISTALISGMLMGLVIDYAIHFTIWFRRFGDSRKAYEQTARAILTNGLSLVAGFSVLLLTPLLLYVDVAKLMVSGLAVGMILTLILLPEIASRSERFLSGAKDSG, encoded by the coding sequence ATGAGAAGAGCGTTATCCTTCGCCATACTGGCCGTAGTAGTTGTGGTTTTGCTGTCTGGAATAAACGGGTTTAGCTTTGACCCCTCCCCGGCTGCCTTTTTGAGCGACGACGATTCGGAGCTTGGGGCATTCAACAAGATCGCGGAAGTTTTCGGCGATTCCGGATCGATTGTTTTGGTTCTTGAAGCTTCTCAAACCTCTTTGGATCTCTTGAAAAGCATCACTGAAAAGATTAATTCTCTTGAATGGGTAAAATCCGTTTTGTCTCCTACAGAGGCCGTTAAGCTGGGAAGCTTCAATCTCTTCACGATGAGTATTCCATCGGAAAGCTATGTTTATGAAGAAGAGGGCCGACTGGTCCTTAATGAAGAATTGCTTTCAAATCCGCTGTACAGCAACTTAATCATTTCTTCTGACGGCAGGTACTATGCGGTCATGATCACAATAGCAGATGGTAACGAGCTGAAGAGTGACGCGTTGATCCCGGAACTGCGATCGGTACTGGATTCTTCCGGCGTAGAAAGCTACAGATTGATCGGAGAGAGTGTTGCTAATTCCGAAACCTTCAGGTCGATCATTGATCTCACCTTCAAGTATCCGCCTTTCATACTGCTTGCCATCATGGCGGTTTACGTGATCAAGTTCAGAAGAATATCTCTATCACTTCTAACTCTTGTACCCCCTCTGGCCGCAGTAATGGTTATAGTAGGAATAATGGGGCTGATGGAGCTTTCGATAAATAGTCTTACGGTTATGATTCCTTCGTTTATAGTCATAATCGGAAGTGCTTACGGAATGCATTTCCTTTCCCGATTTGAAGAGAACATCCATATGAAGAACGCTGTCAGAAGAACCGTGCACGAAGAAAGAGTGCCAATTCTCTTTTCTGCTCTTACAACTATGGCGGGCTTCTCTTCATACATCTTGCTTGATATGAAGGCCTTTCAGGAAATGGGAATATTCGTCTGCTCCGGGATCTTTTTATCGGCGATTTTTACAATTACTGTCCTTCCAGGTCTTGTTACATCTAAGGCAGCCACTAAACGAGAGGTTTCGCCGCCGAGAGACGTTAATCCAGTTGTTAAGAGAGCGGTAATTTGGGTTGTTATAGCCCTCAGCATTGCCTCTCCTTTACTGATAATTACTATACCAATGACGATTGATCAGTACAATTTCTTCAAGGAGGATTCAAAGATCAGAGAAAGTGCAAGAACCATGAAGGAAGCCTTTGGTTGGTTGACGAATTATGCTCTCATGGTCGAACCTGCAGAGGGAGGAAGCATTTCGTTGACATCCGTTCAACTTGAGAATCTCGAAGCTCTCGAGGAGGAGCTGAAGGGGATTGAAGGAATTTCCAAGGTTATGAGCCTCTTCGATCTTTCGAGGGAGACAAACGTCCCCTTACCTTTGATGATCAGGGCGCTCAATTCAACAGATGTATTTGGAGATTCTACCTCACTTTTAGTGAGCGATAATGCGATCCGTTTCAATCTCTTTTCATCTGAGAGTGACAGTCTGAGCGCAGAGAGATTGAAGGCCGCAGTTGAAAAGTCAATAGGGAAATTCCCTGAACTGCACAAGAACTTCGATTTCACTCTGGCGGGCACAACTCTAATATGGAAGAGCGTCAACTCATCGGTTGTCAACAACCAGATTCAGAGTCTGATAGTCTCATTTGGGCTTATCATACTTCTTCTGTTATCGATATTCAGGAGCTTGAAGTCAACTATAATTGCTACGATTCCAATTCTGCTGACGACACTATTTAACTTCGTCTTTATGGCCTTTTTCAGGATTTCCCTCAGCATTTCTACAGCTCTTATTTCAGGAATGTTGATGGGACTTGTAATCGACTACGCCATCCATTTCACGATCTGGTTCAGAAGATTCGGCGATTCTCGTAAAGCTTATGAACAAACGGCTAGGGCAATTCTTACAAATGGGTTGAGTCTTGTGGCGGGTTTCTCGGTTTTGCTGCTTACACCACTGCTGCTTTATGTGGACGTTGCGAAACTTATGGTAAGTGGGCTAGCTGTGGGGATGATTCTTACTCTCATACTTCTTCCCGAAATCGCATCGAGGAGTGAAAGGTTTTTGAGCGGGGCCAAAGACTCCGGCTGA
- a CDS encoding ABC transporter ATP-binding protein — translation MISCNKLTKVFDKDPVVSEVDLSVSSGEIYGFLGPNGAGKTTTIKMLTGTLRPTSGEVSILNMDYPGNELLIKSKIGVVPDEPRIYSYFTGAEFLEFIMDVFPDKRQEAKKRVGELCEAFGIDYLGKMISEMSHGMKQKIMVISVLMRRPEVIFLDEPTVGLDARSAKILKMLLEKYKNEGSTIFMTTHVLEIAEKMCDRIGIINKGRLISEGTMDELRKRAGADERETLENLFLQLTGEDEDIQEIVSAL, via the coding sequence ATGATCAGCTGTAACAAGCTTACTAAAGTCTTCGATAAAGACCCGGTGGTCAGCGAGGTTGATCTGTCGGTTAGTTCGGGTGAGATATACGGCTTTCTGGGGCCAAATGGTGCTGGGAAGACAACGACAATAAAAATGCTTACAGGTACCCTAAGGCCTACATCTGGAGAAGTAAGTATTCTAAACATGGATTATCCAGGAAACGAACTTCTTATAAAAAGCAAGATAGGTGTTGTTCCGGATGAACCAAGAATCTATTCCTATTTCACTGGCGCAGAGTTTCTCGAATTCATCATGGACGTTTTTCCTGACAAGAGACAGGAGGCGAAAAAGAGAGTGGGGGAACTTTGCGAAGCATTCGGCATCGATTATCTAGGGAAGATGATTTCAGAGATGTCTCACGGAATGAAGCAGAAGATAATGGTCATATCTGTACTTATGAGAAGGCCCGAGGTCATCTTTCTGGATGAACCGACGGTTGGCCTTGATGCAAGAAGCGCTAAAATTCTGAAGATGCTTCTGGAGAAGTACAAGAATGAGGGATCTACAATTTTCATGACAACACACGTGCTTGAAATCGCGGAAAAGATGTGTGACAGAATTGGGATTATAAACAAGGGAAGGTTGATCTCCGAAGGAACAATGGACGAGCTAAGAAAGAGGGCCGGCGCCGATGAAAGAGAGACTCTAGAAAATCTGTTCCTACAGCTTACTGGAGAGGATGAAGATATCCAGGAAATAGTAAGTGCTTTGTGA
- a CDS encoding diguanylate cyclase: MKNWLKSISLAALATLFWAIIGFAVTEVRYSEVESQIAKSARMIAENAAETTFIGYFHRDSFYEAVMKNDSDFINNYLREIMSSNMLMKGVAVFYENAVFATAGEKFEIADMPAFEGGDYSGIFSVGKDLFAISAITNNAGSERPKNAYVIMELDLEGIMGLLTREGYNLGNEKGSPVLAEILVSLERRWLPANYAAIAFVFLLTLIFTATIQRVAGKKFLVRRNREMSLLLDKIPTLIWYFRDPETFGIVNKSFAEFLGRMPKEIEGKNVYRILSEEEAKKCVESNKEVFSRKVKLTFEQNSENSNGELRILEITKTPDIDEFGSIESVVCSANDVTEEREALRRIKLIQFGLDNANDEAFWIAPDGTILYANSAACKNLGYTKAEVSGLKVNDLDKSMEAMDRRVSWERLKSKGRDTFEAYHVRKDGSVFPVEVNRNYFKYDESEYEFTFARDISERMRSLEILKRDRFRIERLHDAALNLERCGTLQDVYDSVIEAAKEILEFDICFICVNEEDNLVIKASSNLNPRDPLVMPNDVGIVGKTFREKKPYIIDDIQESPNALKTNSLYHAGLSVPVGDFGVFQAMSSDRSKFGEQELHLAELLMSHAREAIVRIETEIRMNYMSLHDKLTDLYNRVYFEEELQRLEGSRFYPISIVSADVDGLKLINDTMGHSRGDQILIEFSQILRSSFRKTDVVSRFGGDEFAVILIRTDEETTEKIASRVRKTVEKYNMDHVGPHLSVSMGIATSKGPEQNLLETLKLADDLMYRDKLYRSSSVRSQMVNTLLITLDEKDQISGGHAKRLQKLCLELGKRAGLSTRQLSDLALFAQVHDLGKVGIPDSILFKPGPLSEDEWKVMKLHPEKGYRIAVSSPDLSSVADLILRHHERWDGRGYPLGIKGEEIPVECRILSIVDAFDAMTNERPYSQARSVQKAIEEISRCSGTQFDPELVSMFKILISNTSA, translated from the coding sequence ATGAAGAATTGGCTTAAATCTATCTCTTTGGCTGCGCTAGCAACGCTTTTCTGGGCCATTATAGGTTTTGCGGTGACAGAAGTTAGGTATTCTGAAGTAGAAAGTCAAATTGCCAAGTCTGCAAGAATGATCGCGGAAAACGCTGCAGAGACCACATTCATCGGCTACTTTCATCGGGATTCATTTTATGAAGCCGTTATGAAGAATGACAGTGACTTCATCAACAATTATCTAAGAGAGATAATGAGCAGCAATATGCTTATGAAAGGTGTAGCGGTATTCTATGAAAATGCGGTTTTTGCAACTGCAGGTGAAAAGTTTGAAATTGCCGACATGCCTGCTTTTGAAGGAGGAGACTACTCAGGAATCTTCTCAGTAGGCAAGGACCTCTTTGCGATTTCTGCCATTACGAACAACGCTGGTTCAGAGAGGCCAAAGAATGCGTATGTAATTATGGAACTAGATCTCGAGGGAATTATGGGTCTGCTTACAAGAGAAGGATACAACTTGGGCAATGAGAAGGGGAGTCCTGTATTAGCGGAAATCTTGGTTTCTCTCGAGCGCAGATGGCTACCAGCAAACTATGCTGCAATCGCTTTCGTCTTTCTTTTGACACTCATCTTCACGGCTACTATACAGCGGGTGGCAGGCAAGAAGTTTCTCGTCAGAAGGAACAGAGAAATGTCGCTGCTTCTGGATAAGATTCCGACACTGATCTGGTATTTCAGAGATCCGGAGACTTTCGGAATCGTCAATAAGTCATTTGCAGAGTTTCTTGGTAGGATGCCGAAGGAGATTGAAGGAAAGAATGTCTATAGGATTCTCTCGGAAGAGGAAGCGAAAAAATGTGTTGAAAGCAACAAAGAGGTTTTCTCTCGAAAAGTGAAGCTTACTTTTGAGCAGAATTCAGAGAATTCGAATGGGGAGTTAAGAATTCTGGAGATCACAAAGACGCCGGATATCGATGAATTCGGAAGTATTGAGTCTGTTGTCTGTTCTGCAAATGATGTGACCGAAGAGAGAGAGGCACTTAGGAGGATCAAGCTTATTCAGTTCGGACTGGATAATGCGAACGATGAGGCCTTCTGGATTGCTCCTGACGGCACGATACTGTATGCAAACAGCGCGGCCTGTAAAAATCTCGGATACACAAAGGCTGAGGTTTCCGGACTTAAGGTAAATGATCTCGATAAATCGATGGAGGCAATGGATAGAAGGGTAAGCTGGGAAAGGCTTAAATCAAAAGGTAGGGACACATTTGAAGCTTATCATGTGAGAAAGGACGGCTCTGTCTTTCCCGTCGAGGTTAACAGAAACTATTTCAAGTACGATGAAAGTGAATATGAATTTACTTTTGCACGAGATATATCTGAACGAATGAGAAGTCTGGAGATTCTGAAGAGAGATAGGTTCAGAATAGAACGGCTTCACGATGCAGCTCTCAATCTGGAAAGATGTGGAACCCTCCAAGATGTATATGACTCTGTGATTGAAGCAGCTAAGGAGATCCTTGAATTTGATATATGCTTCATCTGTGTCAACGAAGAGGATAATCTAGTAATTAAAGCATCTTCCAATCTGAATCCACGGGATCCACTTGTAATGCCAAATGATGTCGGAATTGTCGGGAAGACTTTCAGAGAGAAGAAGCCGTACATAATCGATGATATCCAGGAGTCTCCCAATGCTTTGAAGACCAACAGTCTTTATCACGCTGGCCTGAGCGTTCCAGTTGGTGATTTTGGGGTTTTCCAGGCGATGTCCTCAGATAGGTCGAAATTTGGCGAACAAGAACTACATCTTGCAGAGCTTCTCATGTCTCATGCTCGTGAAGCGATAGTTCGAATCGAGACGGAAATACGTATGAATTATATGTCTCTTCACGATAAACTGACCGATCTATACAACAGAGTCTATTTTGAGGAGGAGCTTCAGAGACTGGAAGGGTCGAGATTCTATCCTATCTCAATTGTATCGGCCGATGTAGACGGATTGAAACTGATAAACGACACAATGGGTCATTCAAGGGGAGATCAAATACTCATAGAGTTTTCACAGATTCTTAGGTCATCCTTCAGAAAGACAGATGTTGTCTCGAGATTTGGTGGAGACGAATTTGCAGTCATTCTAATTAGGACGGATGAAGAGACGACTGAGAAGATCGCTTCAAGAGTCCGTAAGACAGTTGAAAAATACAATATGGATCACGTCGGCCCTCACTTGAGTGTATCGATGGGGATAGCCACAAGCAAGGGTCCAGAACAAAACCTTCTTGAGACTCTAAAGTTGGCTGATGACCTTATGTACCGTGACAAGCTTTACAGGAGCTCCAGCGTTAGGAGCCAAATGGTTAACACACTGTTGATAACTCTGGATGAAAAGGATCAGATTTCAGGTGGTCATGCCAAAAGGCTTCAGAAACTTTGTTTGGAGCTTGGTAAAAGGGCCGGTCTCAGTACTCGACAGCTCAGCGATCTTGCATTGTTTGCTCAGGTACACGATCTCGGTAAGGTGGGAATTCCTGACAGCATTCTTTTTAAGCCCGGCCCGTTATCCGAAGATGAATGGAAGGTAATGAAACTCCATCCTGAGAAAGGATACAGAATTGCAGTATCGTCTCCAGATCTCTCATCAGTTGCAGATTTGATTTTGAGACATCACGAAAGATGGGACGGAAGAGGTTATCCTCTGGGTATCAAGGGTGAAGAAATTCCGGTTGAATGTAGAATTCTATCGATCGTCGATGCCTTCGATGCAATGACAAATGAAAGGCCGTATAGTCAAGCCAGAAGTGTACAGAAAGCTATTGAGGAAATAAGCCGATGTTCCGGAACTCAGTTCGACCCGGAACTAGTCTCAATGTTCAAGATATTGATAAGCAATACCTCAGCCTAA
- a CDS encoding DUF3307 domain-containing protein encodes MRGLVIPLALSILAHVVADFLFQTDAMVNEKNNGKMKGFLKHWCVVFGTLLVLMLPFKLTDVLMYCLVLSLFHILIDVFKAQIERERGPATKFIMFVLDQFMHLVLISFLLPISSFTVSRGFSSFIGWFSIHTGLDLPSLPLQRILVVIIVYIYVLFAGAVFIRKLFDLIYKNVPDYLQRIAGDSSVLDNVKTGKVIGIFERLLILTLYLTGNVASITIVIAAKSLARFKNFENKDFAEYYLIGTLASVMIAIVGGMILKVL; translated from the coding sequence ATGAGAGGATTAGTGATACCTTTAGCGCTTTCGATTCTGGCACATGTAGTTGCCGATTTCTTGTTTCAGACAGACGCGATGGTGAACGAAAAGAACAATGGTAAGATGAAAGGATTTCTGAAACACTGGTGCGTTGTGTTTGGAACTCTTCTGGTTCTTATGCTCCCCTTCAAGCTGACCGATGTGCTTATGTATTGCCTTGTGCTTTCCCTCTTTCATATACTTATAGATGTATTCAAAGCTCAGATCGAGAGAGAGCGAGGTCCGGCAACGAAGTTCATCATGTTTGTTCTTGATCAATTCATGCATCTTGTGCTCATCTCTTTCCTCTTACCGATTTCCAGCTTCACCGTTTCACGGGGCTTCTCAAGCTTCATTGGCTGGTTTTCCATACATACGGGGCTTGACCTACCGTCGCTTCCGCTTCAAAGAATTCTAGTGGTAATAATTGTCTATATATATGTACTCTTTGCCGGCGCGGTCTTCATAAGAAAACTCTTCGATCTCATCTACAAGAATGTGCCGGACTATCTTCAGAGAATAGCAGGAGACAGCTCGGTTCTCGATAATGTGAAGACCGGGAAGGTGATCGGGATCTTCGAAAGGCTTCTCATTCTCACACTATACCTCACGGGAAATGTTGCCTCTATAACAATTGTAATAGCCGCCAAATCATTGGCCAGATTTAAGAATTTCGAGAACAAAGACTTTGCTGAATACTATCTAATCGGGACGCTGGCGAGCGTGATGATTGCAATAGTTGGCGGGATGATCTTGAAGGTTCTTTGA
- a CDS encoding SatD family protein, whose product MGLYAIITADIIQSRKQEIPVASIRNSIDGFGSEYLAKPFAISRGDEIQGVLSEVGALPILVRRLRYIVRPFRLRIGLSIGEIDKKELENAGSSWDLSGIVFYDARTALDSAKQSKISNTFFVHDNEVLSIAMNTSLFLLETVERGWTEKQWEAVHTYEAEGTYEKAAKVLGVTAPTVQEHCEKASWSVVRAAETGLAKLIDLSLGN is encoded by the coding sequence ATGGGTCTTTATGCGATAATTACCGCCGATATCATCCAATCAAGGAAGCAAGAGATTCCGGTGGCAAGTATTCGGAATTCGATTGATGGTTTTGGCTCAGAGTATCTCGCAAAGCCATTTGCCATATCTAGAGGAGATGAGATTCAGGGTGTATTGTCTGAGGTGGGTGCCCTACCGATACTTGTTCGAAGGTTGAGATACATTGTGCGACCCTTCAGGCTAAGAATTGGATTGAGTATTGGTGAAATTGATAAGAAAGAGCTGGAGAATGCCGGTTCTTCTTGGGATTTAAGTGGCATAGTCTTCTACGATGCGAGAACGGCACTTGATAGTGCGAAACAGAGTAAGATTTCAAATACTTTTTTCGTTCATGATAACGAGGTACTGTCAATTGCCATGAACACCTCTTTATTTTTGCTTGAGACTGTTGAGAGGGGTTGGACTGAAAAACAATGGGAAGCCGTTCATACGTATGAGGCCGAGGGGACCTACGAAAAGGCGGCTAAGGTTCTGGGAGTGACAGCTCCGACTGTTCAGGAACACTGTGAAAAGGCAAGCTGGAGTGTGGTAAGAGCTGCCGAAACGGGGTTGGCAAAGTTGATCGATTTGTCGCTTGGGAATTAG
- a CDS encoding HD domain-containing phosphohydrolase, protein MYSRLREREEKFRAIVESTDDIIFELDRESRLTAIFGAWIESSEVNTDFFIGKTAAEIFPEGIAEVHMMNSEIALSGEQTTYEWSFGEDVNQKHYSINLSPIFDEEGLVTGLVGIGRDITKLKETEEALRRSRDDLLLTMSRLLKVKDPYTVDHQRKVEEIATAIAERLKLPNEKLEALRIASILHDIGKLSIPADILNKPGRLNEIEWALIKNHPDEGFKILKEIHFGLPVAEIVRQHHERIDGSGYPRGLKDGEIMLEARILAVADVVEAVSSHRPYRRALGLEIALEEIKSGVGTKYDEEVVKACLELFNSGFVPT, encoded by the coding sequence ATCTATTCGAGACTGAGAGAGCGGGAAGAGAAGTTTAGGGCGATTGTGGAGTCTACGGACGACATAATCTTTGAACTGGATCGAGAGAGCAGGCTTACTGCTATTTTTGGAGCCTGGATAGAGAGTTCAGAAGTCAATACAGATTTCTTCATCGGCAAGACCGCAGCCGAAATATTTCCTGAAGGGATAGCAGAAGTACATATGATGAACAGCGAGATAGCTCTCAGTGGAGAACAGACAACATATGAGTGGAGCTTTGGCGAAGACGTCAACCAGAAACACTATAGTATTAATCTGTCGCCGATATTCGATGAAGAGGGTTTAGTTACGGGTCTAGTGGGTATCGGTCGAGACATTACAAAGTTGAAAGAGACCGAAGAAGCCCTCAGAAGAAGCAGAGATGATCTTCTGCTAACAATGTCCAGGCTTCTAAAGGTTAAGGATCCCTACACGGTTGATCATCAGAGAAAGGTCGAAGAAATAGCGACAGCGATTGCTGAGCGACTCAAACTCCCCAACGAAAAGCTTGAAGCACTCAGAATAGCGTCTATTCTCCATGACATAGGGAAGCTTTCCATCCCTGCAGATATACTTAACAAACCCGGAAGGCTTAACGAGATTGAATGGGCGTTGATCAAGAATCATCCCGACGAAGGCTTCAAAATCCTGAAGGAGATCCATTTCGGTCTGCCCGTTGCAGAAATAGTCAGGCAGCATCACGAGAGAATCGATGGATCCGGTTATCCGAGAGGTCTGAAAGATGGCGAAATAATGCTTGAAGCGAGAATTCTTGCAGTTGCAGATGTTGTCGAGGCCGTCAGCTCTCATCGTCCTTACAGACGTGCACTGGGACTCGAGATTGCCCTCGAAGAGATTAAGTCGGGAGTTGGTACGAAGTATGATGAAGAAGTGGTGAAAGCCTGTCTTGAGCTCTTCAATTCTGGGTTTGTGCCGACCTAG
- a CDS encoding PAS domain-containing protein, translating into MEKRDLIGKHYSLLYESIADNPDLLICRWNSDTTLTFVNRAYAEFYGMERDQLLGKQWIDLAEKGPCNELEKTLHKRAEVEHPFQREDPVLAADGAVHWIHWYNQPVHDTAGKLIEYQSVGIDVTEQKKARRRIIESEQTLQLILDNIDEIVAYHKPDLSIVWANKAFRERVAVDKDSLQGNTCYHLWYGRQNPCDDCPVLKAVREKKTVVEEIEQNGIIWHIKAYPIFDDSGNLLGVVDLA; encoded by the coding sequence GTGGAGAAGCGAGACTTGATTGGCAAACATTACAGCTTACTCTATGAGTCTATTGCGGACAATCCAGATCTGCTCATCTGCAGGTGGAACTCTGACACAACGCTAACTTTCGTCAATCGCGCATATGCTGAATTCTACGGTATGGAAAGGGATCAACTTCTCGGAAAGCAATGGATCGATCTTGCCGAAAAAGGCCCATGCAATGAACTCGAGAAGACGCTTCACAAAAGGGCGGAAGTCGAGCATCCTTTCCAAAGGGAAGATCCCGTATTGGCTGCCGATGGAGCTGTGCACTGGATTCACTGGTACAACCAGCCTGTTCATGACACTGCCGGGAAGCTGATTGAATACCAGTCGGTTGGAATCGACGTAACTGAGCAGAAGAAAGCCAGGAGAAGGATTATTGAATCTGAACAGACTCTTCAGCTCATTCTGGACAATATCGATGAGATAGTTGCGTATCATAAGCCCGATCTTAGTATTGTCTGGGCGAACAAAGCATTCAGAGAGAGGGTGGCGGTAGACAAGGATAGTTTGCAGGGCAACACGTGTTATCACCTTTGGTACGGAAGGCAGAATCCTTGCGACGATTGTCCTGTATTGAAGGCCGTCAGGGAAAAGAAGACAGTTGTTGAAGAGATCGAGCAGAACGGAATCATCTGGCACATCAAGGCATACCCGATCTTCGATGATTCCGGAAATCTATTGGGAGTAGTGGATCTGGCGTAA
- a CDS encoding HD-GYP domain-containing protein, with product MGVFPSWTANQPTQFWILGRVLESSGLALALVLPKKRNLNIAYFVGLMIAGALGTTAIAFGYFPCCFIPGTGLTSFKILMEYVVLAIIVLSIYLLFKSDSPDILPYRKYYFLALILTAAGELVFTTYTDVYGFSNMLGHIFRLISYFVILQGIVYRSIREPIDSLYNRISKTQEELIAIMSETTEIKDPYTAGHQKRVAILADEIARKMHLSRDDRNVLSLASRLHDIGKLFIPTDILTKAMPLNEQERDFIELHPGKSYDLLKGIPFEGPVLDTILQHHERLDGSGYPKGLTDKEILLTSKILAVADVVEAMLSDRPHRRARDVEEAMEEISSNSGKLYDSLVVKSCLELFQGGFSFEAHKE from the coding sequence ATGGGGGTCTTCCCTTCCTGGACAGCAAATCAACCGACACAGTTTTGGATTCTGGGTCGTGTGCTAGAGTCTTCTGGTCTCGCGTTGGCGTTGGTTCTGCCTAAGAAACGAAATCTCAATATAGCCTATTTCGTGGGCTTAATGATTGCAGGAGCTCTTGGAACGACAGCGATCGCCTTTGGATACTTTCCTTGCTGTTTCATTCCTGGAACCGGTCTCACTTCATTCAAGATTTTGATGGAATATGTGGTGTTGGCAATCATAGTATTGAGCATCTATCTTCTTTTCAAGAGTGATTCTCCAGACATCCTCCCTTACAGAAAGTACTACTTTCTTGCCCTTATTTTGACAGCAGCCGGAGAACTGGTTTTTACGACCTATACGGACGTGTATGGCTTTTCTAACATGCTTGGACACATTTTCAGATTGATATCTTATTTCGTTATCTTGCAGGGAATAGTCTACAGGTCTATTCGTGAGCCGATCGACAGCCTTTACAACAGAATTAGCAAAACCCAGGAAGAGCTCATTGCAATAATGAGCGAGACTACTGAGATAAAGGATCCATACACAGCAGGTCACCAGAAGAGAGTTGCTATACTGGCCGATGAGATAGCAAGAAAGATGCACCTTTCACGGGATGATCGAAATGTGCTTTCGCTTGCCTCGAGGCTCCACGATATTGGGAAGCTGTTCATACCAACAGATATCCTAACAAAAGCGATGCCTTTAAACGAGCAAGAGCGAGACTTCATAGAACTCCACCCGGGCAAGAGTTACGATCTTCTGAAAGGGATACCTTTCGAAGGGCCGGTGCTCGATACAATACTGCAGCATCATGAACGCCTGGACGGCTCAGGGTATCCAAAAGGACTGACAGATAAGGAGATACTGCTTACATCGAAGATACTAGCAGTGGCAGACGTAGTTGAAGCGATGCTTTCAGATCGGCCACACAGAAGGGCGCGCGACGTTGAAGAGGCTATGGAGGAAATCAGTAGTAACTCAGGAAAGCTTTATGATTCTTTGGTTGTGAAGAGCTGTTTGGAGTTGTTCCAGGGCGGCTTCTCGTTTGAAGCCCATAAGGAGTGA